ATCAAGTTAATCAAAATAATGTCAATTCTCTTAACTCTTTTCCAACTTCAAAAAACCTGAAGTATTTGAGAAATATTTAGCATTCGCTTCATTCACTTTCACTTCTGCAGCTTGAGGATTGACAATCTCTAGACCCTGTAGAGGTGTGAAAGCGACACTAGAAGCAGTACCAGAAATTTGCTTTTTCACTGTAGTATTACCACCCCAAATTTGTTGCTTCTGTAGATTCTTTTGTAGAGTTTTTGAAATTCGAACTTTAGTTTTTTCATCTACCTGTGGTAATCTGATTCTACCAGTACCAGTTTTCCCAATGGTTCCTCTTGTGTATCCCAAATCTTCCTGATAGGCATCTTCTTCAATATCAGCAAAGTTCATCCGATTCGCATGTTTCCTGAACTCTGTCATTGCATATCTTTCCTTCATCTTGCGAACTCTTTTTCCACCACGCTTTTTTCTAGACTGATCTATTGGTTTTGGAAGAGGTTTAATGAATTTAACCGGTGGTGGTTCAAGAAGCTTGTCTAATTTACGTTCAATCTCATCCCTCAATTGCCTGCCAATACTGCCATCAGGGTATCCATGGGAAGCATCCACCCTTGCTGCTAATGCACATTTGTTTGATACTAGTGTAGCAGCTTTCCTCCTCAGATCTGGTGGAGTATTTTGAACAATTTCAGTGAAATAGACAAATCCTGTATGAGGAAGCATATTTGCCTGAGAAAATCCtgataatgtttttttttgttggccCAATAAGAGAACATTACAAGCTGGTATTTTGGAAAGCTTAGTTAAACCTCCAGCTATACCCATCATTTTTGCAGCAATGGATGCcccaagaattattgacatgtTTGGCGCAATAAATGCCATTCTACTTTCAAcatattcatatattttcaattttatattgtTCAATTCAACTGCCATATCACAAGCTTCATCAATCTGTTTCTTTTCAACGTCAGTCAGCAATGTTCCTTGAGTAGTTGATGCTGTTACTGAGACCACCATAATTGTGGCTTGGGTCAAGAACTGGagtaatatttcattattttttgctTGATCAAGATCATTACCTAATTCTTTCACAGTTCGTACATATTCTAATGGACTAACAACAAGGGAGTCTAACTCTGGAAACCTTTTTTGATATTTATCTCTAACAAACTTATGAATTGTTATGATTTCATTATCAATTTCTGCTGCTACATTATTAGCTTCTACAATTAGCTGATATTCCGGATCTGACTCTACTGGACCTATGATATCGTTATTTTTACGGGGTTTCAGTTGATATTCTTCGATTTGTTGTATAACATTGAACAACCTTTCAGAATCTCTTAAGGTACATAATTCCCGGACTGATTTAATTTGTGTAGTGTTTTgttcaaacttttcaatttcctttATGTCTGGTTTGACTTCAAATTCTTCTATATCTGCATCTTGCACTTCTTCATCAATTTGTTCATCGTTCTCTTCTAAATCTGCCAATAATTCATCGGCTAGAGACATTTTTACTTCTTCAAATGATTGTATTTAGTACCAGATTGATTTTTGTCGTTTTTCAAAGTAGAGTACTTGTGATCTGTTTTTGTGAACATAACCAAAAAGACACTAACAGTCACAGAATCTTTTTCtccttcttttattttattgtgCTTGGCAATTGGCAGCGGAGCATCTACAATCACAGAACCTGTGAGCATAGAACAAGCACAGAACTCCGTACCATAGACAAAGGCAGGATCTTTTTTCTCTATGAACCGTACTAACCTATCATTAATCCGTGatcataataaataataaaattaaccTCTAACATCTACACTGTGAACATTAATAACTGTTTTTTTcagtttataattttttaaCTTCATGCTtaattataaatgaaaaatggaatctTTTGATGTTGAAACCCAGAAGTCTTACACCTACTTAAAAGAAGTAGAAACAGTAGCTCAAgatattttaacattgaaagATATGAAGTTGGAGCTGTCGAATGCCCAAAATAAATTCAGAGAAGCTCTGAGAGCGATTGAACATTCAGATGAACGTACTGTGTGGATGAAAGAAGGTTCCGTATATATTCAGAGGCCGAGACAGGAATGTCTCATTTTTCTGAGAAAAGGTACTCCACTAGCAATGACCTAGGTattatgttttcattattttatttcagaaatagaAAAGTCTCAAGATGATATTACGGgtcttcaaaattccataaaagATAAACTGAATGAACTGAGAGATTTAGAGCATGAACCAAGAATAGTTGGGTTTGGTCTGAAGCCACTCTCAATTAGAGAAGCAAAAACATTACATAAGGCCTTTGGATCGGCTTAATATTTGTTGAGATATAACAAATTATAGAATAT
The nucleotide sequence above comes from Coccinella septempunctata chromosome 4, icCocSept1.1, whole genome shotgun sequence. Encoded proteins:
- the LOC123311031 gene encoding U4/U6 small nuclear ribonucleoprotein Prp31 translates to MSLADELLADLEENDEQIDEEVQDADIEEFEVKPDIKEIEKFEQNTTQIKSVRELCTLRDSERLFNVIQQIEEYQLKPRKNNDIIGPVESDPEYQLIVEANNVAAEIDNEIITIHKFVRDKYQKRFPELDSLVVSPLEYVRTVKELGNDLDQAKNNEILLQFLTQATIMVVSVTASTTQGTLLTDVEKKQIDEACDMAVELNNIKLKIYEYVESRMAFIAPNMSIILGASIAAKMMGIAGGLTKLSKIPACNVLLLGQQKKTLSGFSQANMLPHTGFVYFTEIVQNTPPDLRRKAATLVSNKCALAARVDASHGYPDGSIGRQLRDEIERKLDKLLEPPPVKFIKPLPKPIDQSRKKRGGKRVRKMKERYAMTEFRKHANRMNFADIEEDAYQEDLGYTRGTIGKTGTGRIRLPQVDEKTKVRISKTLQKNLQKQQIWGGNTTVKKQISGTASSVAFTPLQGLEIVNPQAAEVKVNEANAKYFSNTSGFLKLEKS
- the LOC123311530 gene encoding uncharacterized protein LOC123311530, whose amino-acid sequence is MESFDVETQKSYTYLKEVETVAQDILTLKDMKLELSNAQNKFREALRAIEHSDERTVWMKEGSVYIQRPRQECLIFLRKEIEKSQDDITGLQNSIKDKLNELRDLEHEPRIVGFGLKPLSIREAKTLHKAFGSA